Proteins encoded within one genomic window of Methanothrix harundinacea 6Ac:
- a CDS encoding MBL fold metallo-hydrolase — MEVFPYIRTVDMVSSNSYVLSARDQICLIDPGGDDGQMDRLVEVIGELWEERARPVLIYLTHVHVDHSFELSRGDLLEGLGGAAVAVQEAGAVSLERGDPAMTLSCLLGREVAPRSPEVRLLSSADLAAPGRRLIELGRGAAFEYETASFGIGDGVVLHRQRVELGGGDALEVYHTPGHSPDSVCLRAGELLFLGDLLFASNPGVAGIPGWSRADQIGSIRRALWLLEGGEVLQCCPGHGRPMEAGAAKKTLCRLLQYTLSLGDPLLIDGGWAREAAEYSAVALRELERLFTIIAGRLILVSSVLEDLGEGEAAREIEALVDSGAVDDLFSRWHDRLSSCRGGGLLEIEVVHEAGRIVGKLEGLFDGGGVADLFEDHLLRRAGRLLNDYMVTYRGFRPPQCLRAEDLTSILRGSIEGFIRRPRPGDQILEAETEEEWLRALKARISYVPLPERVSVAFAGSGGLPPAVVDGERLTDLVIDILERLAAGMAEEVAIGAFQEGEGVLVRIAGRGRGIRDPFRRDELRYLERSISLCGGDLVAASGGDAPAISIRFSGDGEGA, encoded by the coding sequence GTGGAGGTCTTCCCGTACATCAGGACGGTCGATATGGTCTCCTCCAACTCTTACGTCCTATCCGCCCGGGACCAGATCTGCCTCATCGATCCGGGGGGCGACGACGGTCAGATGGACCGGCTGGTGGAGGTGATCGGGGAGCTCTGGGAAGAGAGGGCGAGGCCGGTCCTAATCTACCTGACCCACGTCCACGTCGACCACTCCTTCGAGCTCTCCCGAGGGGATCTCTTGGAGGGGCTCGGCGGGGCGGCGGTGGCGGTCCAGGAGGCGGGGGCCGTCTCCCTGGAGAGGGGGGACCCGGCGATGACCCTCTCCTGCCTCCTGGGGAGGGAGGTGGCCCCCAGGTCTCCCGAGGTGAGGCTCCTCTCTTCGGCGGATCTCGCCGCCCCGGGCCGGAGGCTTATCGAACTCGGGCGGGGCGCGGCCTTCGAGTACGAGACCGCATCCTTCGGGATCGGGGACGGGGTCGTCCTCCACCGCCAGAGGGTGGAGCTGGGGGGCGGCGACGCCCTCGAGGTGTACCACACCCCGGGCCACAGCCCCGACAGCGTCTGCCTCCGGGCCGGGGAGCTCCTCTTCCTCGGAGACCTCCTCTTCGCCTCCAACCCCGGGGTGGCGGGGATCCCGGGGTGGTCCCGGGCCGACCAGATCGGGTCGATCCGGAGGGCCCTCTGGCTTCTGGAGGGGGGGGAGGTCCTCCAATGCTGTCCTGGCCACGGGAGGCCCATGGAAGCCGGGGCGGCGAAAAAGACCCTCTGCCGCCTCCTCCAGTACACCCTCTCCCTGGGGGATCCCCTCCTGATCGACGGGGGGTGGGCGAGGGAGGCGGCCGAGTACTCCGCCGTCGCCCTCCGGGAGCTGGAGCGGCTCTTCACCATCATCGCTGGAAGGCTGATCCTCGTCTCCTCCGTCCTGGAGGACCTGGGGGAGGGGGAGGCGGCGAGGGAGATCGAGGCGCTGGTGGACTCCGGGGCCGTCGACGACCTCTTCTCCCGCTGGCACGATCGGCTCTCGAGCTGCCGGGGGGGCGGGCTCTTGGAGATCGAGGTAGTCCACGAGGCGGGCCGGATCGTAGGAAAGCTGGAGGGGCTCTTCGATGGGGGCGGGGTCGCGGACCTCTTCGAAGACCACCTCCTGAGGAGGGCCGGGCGGCTTCTGAACGACTATATGGTGACCTACAGGGGCTTTCGGCCCCCTCAGTGCCTGAGGGCGGAGGATCTGACCTCGATCCTCCGGGGTTCGATAGAGGGGTTCATCCGGAGGCCCCGCCCCGGGGATCAGATCCTGGAGGCGGAGACGGAGGAGGAGTGGCTCCGGGCCCTGAAGGCGCGGATCTCCTACGTCCCCCTCCCCGAGAGGGTCTCCGTCGCCTTCGCCGGCTCGGGGGGCCTCCCCCCGGCGGTCGTCGATGGCGAGCGGCTGACCGACCTCGTCATAGACATCCTGGAGAGGCTCGCGGCGGGGATGGCGGAGGAGGTCGCCATCGGCGCCTTCCAGGAGGGGGAGGGGGTCTTGGTGAGGATCGCCGGCCGGGGTCGGGGGATCCGAGATCCCTTCCGCCGGGATGAGTTGAGGTATCTGGAGCGGTCGATCTCCCTCTGCGGCGGCGACCTCGTCGCCGCTTCCGGGGGCGACGCCCCGGCGATATCCATCCGCTTCTCCGGGGATGGGGAGGGGGCCTAG
- a CDS encoding STAS domain-containing protein, with protein sequence MKMMLSNRSSGDVEILSPGGRLDARSSEEIRVRMEGLIDGGCRKMVANLSGVDYISSSGLRVMLASLKRLRKEGGDLLLAGLQPYVRETFEIAGFTQLFEIYDREEEAVEEFGRRGRTPR encoded by the coding sequence ATGAAGATGATGCTGTCCAATAGAAGTTCGGGGGACGTGGAGATCCTCTCCCCGGGGGGGAGGCTCGACGCTCGATCCTCGGAGGAGATTCGGGTGAGGATGGAGGGGCTGATCGACGGCGGCTGCCGGAAGATGGTGGCGAACTTATCCGGGGTGGATTACATCAGCAGCTCGGGGCTCCGGGTGATGCTGGCGTCCCTGAAGAGGCTGAGGAAGGAGGGCGGCGACCTCCTCCTCGCCGGCCTCCAGCCTTACGTCCGGGAGACCTTCGAGATCGCCGGGTTCACCCAGCTCTTCGAGATATACGACCGGGAAGAGGAGGCGGTGGAGGAGTTCGGGCGGCGGGGAAGGACCCCCCGCTAG
- a CDS encoding PP2C family protein-serine/threonine phosphatase, with translation MDPIVSPPLLLLIEKICVIVVAAYLITRTESFTELIEGRLTRKNQAAMALIFGAFSIFGTVSGVEVAGVVANVRDLGPVMGGLVGGPVVGLGAGLIGGGYRLLQGGFTGPACSLATVLVGSLAGLVYLANRRRFVGVGGAVVLTALFEALHMLTVLLLAEPRPEAVTVVRAAAAPMIVSNAVGALIFALMTTNLIRERETAKERDEYLIELERRRLELEIARKIQESFLPETVPALRGFEVAAISRPAEEVGGDFYDFVPTPGGRMGIAIADVSGKGVPAALFMVLSRAMVRASASGEPTAGEVARRANELISADANSGMFVTLFFALLDEEARTLRYVNAGHNPPLLLRGGTGEVALLKTRGIAMGVLEEAEMEEGEVELSEGDVVVLYTDGVTEATDAAGEQFGVERLLLLAKEHRSLPAAALVEEIAGAVLAFSEGEPQFDDITLVVLKGGRRG, from the coding sequence ATGGATCCGATCGTCAGCCCCCCCCTCCTCCTCCTCATCGAGAAGATCTGCGTCATCGTCGTCGCAGCCTACCTCATCACCAGGACGGAGAGCTTCACCGAGCTGATCGAGGGGAGGCTGACGAGGAAGAACCAGGCGGCTATGGCCCTGATCTTCGGCGCCTTCTCCATCTTCGGGACGGTCTCGGGGGTCGAGGTCGCCGGGGTGGTGGCGAACGTCCGGGACCTGGGGCCGGTGATGGGAGGGCTCGTCGGCGGCCCCGTCGTCGGCCTCGGGGCGGGGCTGATCGGCGGGGGGTACCGGCTCCTCCAGGGGGGGTTCACAGGCCCCGCCTGCTCCCTCGCCACCGTCCTGGTGGGGTCCCTGGCGGGGCTCGTCTACCTCGCAAACCGGCGGAGGTTCGTGGGGGTGGGGGGGGCGGTCGTCCTCACCGCCCTCTTCGAGGCCCTCCACATGCTCACCGTCCTCCTCCTCGCCGAGCCCCGGCCGGAGGCGGTGACCGTCGTCCGGGCGGCGGCCGCCCCCATGATCGTCTCCAACGCCGTCGGAGCCCTGATCTTCGCCCTGATGACGACCAACCTGATCCGCGAGCGGGAGACGGCAAAAGAGCGGGACGAGTACCTAATCGAGCTGGAGAGGAGGAGGCTGGAGCTGGAGATCGCCCGGAAGATCCAGGAGAGCTTCCTCCCGGAGACGGTCCCGGCCCTGAGGGGCTTTGAGGTGGCGGCGATCAGCCGCCCCGCCGAGGAGGTGGGGGGCGACTTCTACGACTTCGTCCCCACCCCGGGGGGGAGGATGGGGATCGCCATCGCCGACGTCTCGGGGAAGGGGGTCCCCGCCGCCCTCTTCATGGTCCTCTCCCGGGCGATGGTGAGGGCGAGCGCCTCCGGGGAGCCGACGGCGGGGGAGGTGGCGAGGAGGGCGAACGAGCTGATCTCCGCCGACGCCAACTCCGGGATGTTCGTCACCCTCTTCTTCGCCCTCCTCGACGAGGAGGCCCGGACCCTCAGGTACGTCAACGCCGGCCACAACCCCCCCCTCCTCCTGAGGGGCGGGACCGGCGAGGTCGCCCTCCTGAAGACCCGGGGGATCGCCATGGGGGTCCTGGAGGAGGCGGAGATGGAGGAGGGGGAGGTCGAGCTTTCGGAGGGGGACGTCGTCGTCCTCTACACCGACGGGGTGACGGAGGCGACGGACGCCGCCGGGGAGCAGTTCGGGGTCGAGAGGCTCCTTCTGCTGGCGAAGGAGCACAGGAGCCTCCCGGCGGCGGCCCTCGTCGAGGAGATCGCCGGGGCTGTCCTCGCCTTCAGCGAGGGAGAGCCCCAGTTCGACGACATCACCCTGGTGGTGCTGAAGGGGGGGAGGAGGGGGTGA
- a CDS encoding ATP-binding protein, translating into MRGSFEMAAESRTESLAGIREFILSSTEGSALDRRERFRLMMAVDEAATNIIMYSGSVGIKIECRIYRDRAVVLLRDRGVAFNPLEAPAPEVDRPLEEREVGGLGIFFVRNLTDGAEYRREGDENLLTLTVRHRGGGA; encoded by the coding sequence GTGAGGGGGAGCTTCGAGATGGCGGCGGAGAGCAGGACCGAAAGCCTCGCCGGGATAAGGGAGTTCATCCTCTCCTCGACGGAGGGGTCGGCCCTCGACCGGCGGGAGAGGTTCCGCCTGATGATGGCCGTCGACGAGGCGGCGACGAACATCATCATGTACAGCGGCTCGGTGGGGATCAAGATCGAATGCCGGATCTATCGCGACCGGGCCGTCGTCCTCCTCCGGGACCGGGGGGTCGCCTTCAACCCCCTGGAGGCCCCGGCGCCGGAGGTGGACCGCCCCCTGGAGGAGCGGGAGGTGGGGGGGCTCGGGATCTTCTTCGTCCGGAACCTCACCGACGGGGCCGAGTACCGGCGGGAGGGGGATGAGAACCTCCTCACCCTGACGGTCCGCCACCGCGGGGGAGGGGCTTAG
- a CDS encoding uracil-xanthine permease family protein: MAKRPPNLTYAVDDDPPLPATLLLGLQHVFLIAISLIFPVVIVRSIGGSPEEAEFMVSMSMLAAGVGTVLHALNRRGVGSGYLCPALCGPSFLSASLLAANVGGLHLLFGMTAVAGSFEVLLSRFLHRLRVLFPPEVTGLVVAMVGISVIPTALANFMGRGGADAATEIPELAVALLTLGTMVGISVWSRGRLRLYSVLVGMAMGYLASIHLGILTADHLDLFAEAPLAAVPHLDYFGWSFDVALLLPFMVAITCSSLKTIGDITTCQKINDADWKRTDMKNVSQGILADGLSAVFGGLVGTMGQSTSSSNIGLSIGTGATSRRIAFAIGGILVLLAFLPKLAMVFVVMPEPVMGATLIYSVSFMIVAGFQIIMSRMLDARRTFLVGIPLIMGLSVDALPGLYDGVPPILAPVFSSSLSLAAVLVVLLNLLFRIGISKRVRLVLRPGVDDADSIFNFLERQGSAWGARREVIYRAISATNELFEAVGSAGLAEGDIDLEVSFDEFNLDVVARYRGEPPVLPSRRPDVVDLLGEGPSASLAAFMVTRYANSVRVDTRDGACRVRLHFDH; this comes from the coding sequence ATGGCCAAGAGACCGCCGAACCTCACCTACGCCGTCGACGACGATCCGCCCCTCCCGGCGACCCTCCTCCTCGGACTCCAGCACGTCTTCCTCATCGCCATAAGCCTCATCTTCCCGGTGGTGATAGTGAGGTCCATCGGCGGGAGCCCCGAGGAGGCGGAGTTCATGGTCAGCATGTCGATGCTGGCGGCGGGGGTGGGGACGGTCCTCCACGCCCTCAACCGGCGGGGCGTCGGCTCGGGGTACCTCTGCCCCGCCCTCTGCGGACCATCCTTCTTATCCGCCTCCCTCCTGGCAGCGAACGTCGGAGGCCTCCACCTCCTCTTCGGGATGACGGCGGTGGCCGGCTCCTTCGAGGTCCTCTTATCGAGGTTCCTCCACCGGCTCCGGGTCCTATTTCCTCCGGAGGTGACCGGCCTCGTGGTGGCGATGGTGGGGATCAGCGTCATCCCCACGGCCCTCGCGAACTTCATGGGCAGGGGCGGCGCCGACGCCGCGACCGAGATCCCCGAGCTGGCGGTGGCCCTCCTCACCCTGGGGACGATGGTGGGGATCAGCGTCTGGTCCCGGGGGAGGCTGAGGCTCTACTCAGTCCTGGTGGGGATGGCCATGGGCTACCTCGCCTCCATCCACCTTGGGATCCTCACCGCCGACCACCTCGACCTCTTCGCCGAGGCGCCCCTCGCCGCCGTACCCCACCTCGACTACTTCGGCTGGTCCTTCGACGTCGCCCTCCTCCTCCCCTTCATGGTGGCGATAACCTGCTCCTCCCTCAAGACGATCGGGGACATCACCACCTGCCAGAAGATCAACGACGCCGACTGGAAGAGGACCGACATGAAGAACGTCAGCCAGGGGATCCTCGCCGACGGCCTCTCCGCCGTCTTCGGCGGCCTCGTCGGGACGATGGGCCAGTCCACCTCCTCCAGCAACATCGGCCTCTCGATCGGGACGGGGGCGACGAGCCGGAGGATCGCCTTCGCCATCGGCGGGATCCTCGTACTCCTGGCCTTCCTCCCCAAGCTCGCCATGGTCTTCGTGGTGATGCCGGAGCCGGTGATGGGGGCGACCCTGATATACTCCGTCAGCTTCATGATCGTCGCCGGGTTCCAGATAATAATGTCGAGGATGCTCGACGCCCGGAGGACGTTTTTGGTGGGGATACCCCTGATCATGGGCCTCTCCGTCGACGCCCTCCCCGGCCTCTACGACGGCGTCCCCCCCATCCTCGCCCCCGTCTTCAGCTCCTCCCTCTCCCTCGCCGCGGTCCTGGTCGTCCTCTTAAACCTCCTCTTCAGGATCGGGATCTCAAAGCGGGTCCGGCTCGTCCTCCGCCCCGGGGTCGACGACGCCGACTCGATCTTCAACTTCCTGGAGAGGCAGGGGTCGGCCTGGGGGGCGAGGAGGGAGGTGATATACCGGGCGATATCCGCCACCAACGAGCTCTTCGAGGCCGTCGGCTCCGCAGGGCTCGCCGAGGGGGATATCGACCTGGAGGTCTCCTTCGACGAGTTCAACCTGGACGTCGTCGCCAGGTACCGCGGCGAGCCCCCCGTCCTGCCGTCGAGGAGGCCCGACGTGGTGGACCTCCTGGGGGAGGGGCCCTCGGCCAGCCTTGCGGCGTTCATGGTGACCAGGTACGCAAACTCCGTCCGGGTCGACACCAGAGATGGGGCATGCCGGGTCCGGCTCCACTTCGACCACTGA
- the argF gene encoding ornithine carbamoyltransferase — protein MNLISIRDLSPGEVEAILDRADELKARRCDPSARSILAGKSLAAIFEKPSTRTRVSLEVAMADLGGHALYLSTKDLQLGRGETIADTARVLSRFVHAIAARVYDHKTVEELGRYAEVPVINALSDLEHPCQILADLMTVRERFGRLAGLKVAWVGDGNNVCNSTILAAAMMGMEMAVAAPPGYEPDRKILDLAESLGGRTAVLADPLEAVRGAEVVSTDTWVSMGDEAEAAKRLGAFRRYQVNSDLLRHAKEDAIVLHCLPAHRGHEITDEVMDGPQSAILDQSENRLHSVKAVLERLLV, from the coding sequence ATGAACCTTATCTCAATCAGAGACCTCTCTCCCGGGGAGGTGGAGGCGATTCTGGACCGGGCGGACGAGCTGAAGGCGCGAAGGTGCGACCCCTCCGCCCGATCGATCCTGGCGGGAAAGAGCCTCGCGGCGATCTTCGAGAAGCCCTCCACCAGGACGAGGGTCTCCCTGGAGGTGGCGATGGCCGACCTGGGGGGCCACGCCCTCTACCTCTCCACCAAGGACCTCCAGCTCGGCCGGGGTGAGACGATAGCCGACACCGCCCGGGTCCTCTCTCGCTTCGTCCACGCCATCGCGGCCCGGGTCTACGACCACAAGACCGTCGAAGAGCTGGGCCGCTACGCTGAGGTGCCGGTCATAAACGCCCTCTCCGACCTCGAGCACCCCTGCCAGATCCTGGCGGACCTGATGACGGTGAGGGAGCGGTTCGGCCGCCTCGCCGGCCTGAAGGTCGCCTGGGTCGGGGACGGAAACAACGTCTGCAACTCGACGATCCTCGCAGCGGCGATGATGGGGATGGAGATGGCGGTAGCCGCCCCGCCGGGGTACGAGCCAGACCGCAAAATATTAGATCTGGCTGAGAGTCTTGGTGGAAGAACCGCCGTCCTCGCCGACCCCCTCGAGGCGGTCAGGGGTGCCGAAGTCGTCAGTACCGACACCTGGGTCTCCATGGGCGACGAGGCCGAGGCGGCGAAGCGGTTAGGGGCCTTCCGGAGGTATCAGGTCAACTCCGACCTCCTCCGGCACGCGAAGGAGGACGCCATCGTCCTCCACTGCCTTCCGGCTCACCGGGGGCACGAGATCACCGACGAGGTGATGGACGGCCCCCAGTCCGCGATCCTGGACCAGAGCGAGAACCGGCTCCATTCGGTGAAGGCGGTGCTGGAGAGGCTTCTGGTCTGA
- a CDS encoding molybdopterin dinucleotide binding domain-containing protein — MGEMEELLIVTYRGIFQEVEEALGIYSDSYREESALLFLDRGDALGRKIQADSPVLLETATGKVVVVAKVSEEPHPGIGFMPRSPWSAQLLPAEAGEGGLLQMKRFQARVGSAGEAVTTIEEIGERIRGP; from the coding sequence ATGGGAGAGATGGAAGAGCTTTTAATCGTCACGTACCGGGGGATCTTCCAGGAGGTGGAGGAGGCCCTGGGGATCTACAGCGACTCGTACCGCGAGGAGAGCGCCCTCCTATTCCTGGACCGCGGCGACGCGTTGGGGAGAAAGATCCAGGCCGACAGCCCCGTCCTCCTGGAGACGGCCACCGGTAAGGTGGTGGTGGTGGCGAAGGTCTCCGAGGAGCCCCATCCCGGGATCGGCTTCATGCCGAGGAGCCCCTGGTCGGCTCAGCTCCTCCCCGCCGAGGCGGGCGAGGGCGGCCTCCTCCAGATGAAGAGGTTCCAGGCCCGGGTTGGCTCTGCTGGGGAGGCGGTGACGACGATCGAGGAGATCGGCGAGAGGATCCGGGGTCCCTGA
- a CDS encoding formylmethanofuran dehydrogenase, protein MAFCTGCSLLCDDIEADFDGMQVKRTLNLCRKGRAHYDSLAVDRLTPTAGGSEVRVEEAVSAAGELLAGADRPLLLGFGRSTLEAQRLGIELAKKLGAAIGDPTSRQGLITEGILKGELPTCTFDDVRNYADVSIYWGDDPSSSHPRHLSRFSYFPRGEKRQRGYEEDREAIVIDVRRSPTATIAADGFFQVPPGGDAAFAEALTAALGGKIPKVEDKKKMLNLATKLRKAKFGAIFTGPGLADAQGDLGWFFSLVARLKEFTRFSVIPSLPEYNARGLHQALFDAAGSSGPVTFGDEGGSCLGLPGLLEGCDAVLVVGSDPLAGLPAPLARRLAKVPMAAVGTHRNLTTDAAGVTIPTAMAGLEAGGAALRADGVRVDFDSAVESDRSADLQILEMLMEAV, encoded by the coding sequence ATGGCGTTCTGTACAGGTTGCTCTCTATTGTGTGACGACATCGAGGCGGATTTTGATGGGATGCAGGTGAAAAGGACCCTGAACCTCTGCAGGAAGGGGCGGGCCCACTACGACTCCCTTGCCGTCGACAGGCTCACCCCCACCGCCGGCGGCTCTGAGGTGAGGGTCGAGGAGGCGGTCTCCGCCGCCGGGGAGCTCCTCGCCGGGGCGGACCGCCCCCTCCTCCTCGGCTTCGGCCGGTCGACCCTGGAGGCCCAGAGGCTGGGGATCGAGCTCGCGAAGAAGCTCGGCGCTGCCATCGGCGACCCCACCTCCCGGCAGGGGCTGATAACGGAGGGGATTCTGAAGGGGGAGCTTCCCACCTGCACCTTCGACGACGTCCGGAATTACGCCGACGTCTCGATATACTGGGGGGACGACCCCTCCAGCAGCCATCCCCGCCACCTCTCCCGCTTCTCCTACTTCCCCCGGGGGGAGAAGAGGCAGAGGGGGTACGAGGAGGACCGGGAGGCGATCGTCATCGACGTCCGGAGGTCGCCGACGGCCACCATCGCCGCCGACGGCTTCTTCCAGGTCCCGCCCGGGGGGGACGCCGCCTTCGCCGAGGCCCTGACGGCCGCCCTGGGGGGGAAGATCCCCAAGGTGGAGGATAAAAAGAAGATGCTGAACCTGGCGACGAAGCTCCGGAAGGCGAAGTTCGGGGCGATCTTCACCGGGCCGGGGCTCGCCGATGCCCAGGGCGACCTCGGCTGGTTCTTCTCCCTGGTGGCGAGGCTGAAGGAGTTCACCCGGTTCTCCGTCATCCCCAGCCTCCCCGAGTACAACGCCCGGGGGCTCCACCAGGCCCTCTTCGACGCCGCCGGGTCCTCAGGCCCCGTCACCTTCGGGGACGAGGGAGGCTCCTGCCTGGGGTTGCCGGGGCTTCTGGAGGGGTGCGACGCCGTCCTGGTCGTCGGCTCCGACCCTCTGGCCGGCCTTCCCGCCCCCCTGGCGAGGCGGCTGGCGAAGGTTCCGATGGCTGCGGTCGGGACCCATAGAAACTTAACCACCGACGCCGCCGGGGTGACGATCCCCACCGCCATGGCGGGGCTGGAGGCGGGAGGGGCCGCCCTCCGGGCCGACGGGGTGAGGGTCGACTTCGATTCTGCGGTGGAATCGGATCGCTCCGCCGATCTTCAGATCCTCGAGATGTTGATGGAGGCGGTCTAG
- a CDS encoding (Fe-S)-binding protein encodes MISIMDVYQLLPKTNCKKCGFPTCMAFAVELLGKRKAIEDCTPLVEEPKYEKKLAGLRELMAPLLSTEATETGMVIHPERCYGCGNCVVACPVNVASDPKGTAIGRGPVSGKAILMVEDGVVKCVNVDQCRRFGPEKVLCNACIVTCPSKAIEFI; translated from the coding sequence ATGATCAGCATCATGGATGTATATCAGCTCCTGCCCAAGACCAACTGCAAGAAGTGCGGCTTTCCCACCTGCATGGCCTTCGCCGTCGAGCTCCTCGGCAAGAGGAAGGCGATCGAGGACTGCACCCCCCTGGTGGAGGAGCCGAAGTACGAGAAGAAGCTGGCAGGGCTGAGGGAGCTTATGGCCCCCCTCCTCAGCACCGAGGCCACCGAGACGGGCATGGTGATCCATCCGGAGAGGTGTTACGGTTGCGGAAACTGCGTCGTCGCCTGTCCCGTCAACGTCGCGAGCGACCCCAAGGGGACGGCCATAGGCCGGGGCCCCGTCAGCGGCAAGGCGATCCTGATGGTGGAGGACGGCGTCGTCAAGTGCGTCAACGTCGATCAGTGCAGGAGGTTTGGGCCCGAGAAGGTCCTATGCAACGCCTGCATCGTCACCTGTCCCAGCAAGGCGATCGAGTTCATCTAG
- a CDS encoding vWA domain-containing protein yields the protein MGVGLAMPFSSPLALLGLLSVVPLIILYMIRPKPRDLPFPSTAFILEGEAKPSASLSRLVTDPLFWTQLLVIVFLVIAAAGPYTEGRGIQGEHLVVVIDLSASMEASFDEAEAIFLRYSSGQDRISIVLAETIPLLALREGNEVQARSAFSALTPRAVSADLSAGMVMGRSLLGAEGGQILVISDFISWIGDDPEVTRGLIETEGTGVVFVDTGGGGDNVGIVGGWIIDSGGIANCSCLIRNYGRTRTVPIRIEGPGGTTTTTRTIGSGGESYLTFDASPGITIVTLEVEDAISSDNRAYVSVPEVRPRRALYLGEEGAPLAALRSISGIEIGRSGDYGGFDLVVTDDSTNDGQLNRYVYGGGRVVYIGTNSSASPEYLPVRIGGIVNESAPLWRRNPAFTGDLHLDEVVVKGYLQASPRRGSVTIAEANGVPVISYWRLGGGTVVYLGLSQESSDFSQRPEYPLFWYKMTNWLTEVPDISESNRKTGEVIRLGETALVEAPGGRISTDVLLLDRVGVYRFQGRTIAANMYDPVESNLQGGRTLNLGSFASGRTSEKLVRKDLSGWMVLIAAALIILELAILRRRGR from the coding sequence GTGGGCGTAGGATTGGCGATGCCCTTCAGCAGCCCCCTGGCCCTCCTGGGACTCTTGAGCGTCGTCCCCCTGATCATCCTCTACATGATCAGGCCGAAGCCCAGGGACCTCCCCTTCCCGTCGACGGCCTTCATCCTCGAGGGGGAGGCGAAGCCCTCCGCCTCCCTCAGCCGGCTGGTCACCGACCCCCTCTTCTGGACCCAGCTTCTGGTGATCGTCTTCCTCGTCATCGCCGCCGCCGGCCCCTACACCGAGGGGCGGGGGATCCAGGGAGAGCACCTGGTGGTGGTCATCGACCTCTCCGCCAGCATGGAGGCGAGCTTCGACGAGGCGGAGGCGATCTTCCTCCGGTACTCCTCCGGCCAGGACCGGATCAGCATCGTCCTCGCGGAGACGATCCCCCTCCTCGCCCTCCGGGAGGGAAACGAGGTCCAGGCGAGGTCGGCCTTCAGCGCCCTCACCCCCCGGGCCGTCTCGGCGGACCTCTCGGCGGGGATGGTGATGGGGAGAAGCCTCCTGGGGGCGGAGGGGGGGCAGATCCTCGTCATCTCCGACTTCATCAGCTGGATCGGGGACGACCCCGAGGTGACTAGGGGGCTGATCGAGACGGAGGGGACGGGGGTCGTCTTCGTCGACACCGGGGGAGGGGGGGATAACGTGGGGATCGTCGGAGGCTGGATCATCGACTCCGGGGGGATCGCAAACTGCTCCTGCCTCATAAGAAACTACGGCAGGACCAGGACCGTCCCCATCAGGATCGAGGGGCCCGGAGGCACCACCACCACCACCAGGACGATCGGGTCTGGGGGTGAGAGCTACCTCACCTTCGACGCCTCCCCCGGGATCACCATCGTCACCCTGGAGGTGGAGGACGCCATCTCCTCCGACAACAGGGCCTACGTCTCCGTCCCGGAGGTGAGGCCGAGGAGGGCCCTCTACCTGGGGGAGGAGGGCGCCCCCCTCGCCGCCCTCAGGTCGATCTCGGGGATAGAGATCGGCCGCTCCGGCGATTATGGAGGCTTCGACCTGGTGGTGACGGATGACTCCACAAACGACGGCCAGCTGAACCGATACGTCTACGGCGGTGGGAGGGTCGTCTACATCGGCACCAACTCCTCCGCCAGCCCCGAGTACCTCCCCGTCAGGATCGGCGGGATCGTCAACGAGTCCGCCCCCCTCTGGAGGAGGAACCCGGCCTTCACCGGGGACCTCCACCTGGACGAGGTGGTGGTCAAGGGCTACCTTCAGGCCTCTCCCCGGCGGGGGTCGGTGACGATAGCCGAGGCGAACGGAGTCCCCGTCATATCCTACTGGAGGCTCGGGGGAGGGACCGTAGTCTACCTCGGCCTCTCCCAGGAGAGCTCCGACTTCAGCCAGAGGCCGGAGTACCCCCTCTTCTGGTACAAGATGACGAACTGGCTGACGGAGGTCCCCGACATATCCGAGTCGAACCGGAAGACCGGGGAGGTGATACGCCTCGGGGAGACGGCCCTGGTGGAGGCCCCGGGCGGGAGGATCTCCACAGACGTCCTCCTCCTGGACAGGGTGGGAGTTTATAGGTTCCAGGGGAGAACCATCGCCGCCAACATGTACGATCCCGTCGAGTCGAACCTCCAGGGGGGGAGGACCCTCAACCTCGGGTCCTTCGCCTCCGGCAGGACCTCCGAGAAGCTGGTCCGAAAGGACCTCTCGGGGTGGATGGTCCTCATCGCCGCCGCCCTCATAATCCTGGAGCTCGCCATCCTCCGGAGGAGAGGAAGATGA